A window of the Hordeum vulgare subsp. vulgare chromosome 5H, MorexV3_pseudomolecules_assembly, whole genome shotgun sequence genome harbors these coding sequences:
- the LOC123398721 gene encoding DDT domain-containing protein PTM-like isoform X1 gives MDPAAAQPREAADRMPAEDPPAVAPSAAPLADELMEEIAEASPAVGEEETPAVPPVAGTSEAKVEEKGGGATTEQETIVLALALVSEGKMDVDDCCTGDAHHAAAPVATETKTVVHDTTIPEQEHALATEVKMEQEDQQPTQPAGARQVKEEEGECLVGRYISQTADDGTRIRLGKVASYDTSIGAYSVVFENGRSEELGHPQLQELLMTEENGASGMKVSCRKRKLDLVVSSGTATALNGPPTTRQKVDACEMPDASQQSGSDSDVSEDVESSSNSSDSTKDLAVVPCLPVQAPELPPSSGDIDVPGDSISHLFSVYNFLRSFSVQLFLSPFGMDDFVASINCSVQSTLFDAVHVSLLRALRRQLETKSSEGSELASNCLKYLDWSLLDALTWPTLLLEYLYVMRCIKSLGGKSFGRSLLALEYYKLPVTMKLRVLQILSDHAIDSEELKTELEAREAYNEELEYEMDPSNSSEAGSRVVLTRPSRVSACKKIEDSQTPEAAPNATSPEAIVANASLDGNSDDCRICGMDGTLVCCDGCPWAYHSRCIGLNKAFLPQGLWFCPECVVNKLGPTSSRIERGARGAQMFGIDMCGRLFLGSCNYLLVTGTSSNAESYASYYNQYDVVKIIQVLARSDAYTAICRRITEYWPHLLDVFQNERSKIGKNTDASYALKCNMSQSASPREAVDGSVRSILKDGGESKAAVFSQVDVQHKFVANQFTVCSADQLEEQKCMVTSVDDDTENNNLQTSLAQNDIHITPINGAFGSSGLSSVSHQNGSMVAGLSNITHAQPAYPLIRTDLSVSFSGMKDNAMSREDIGSAISVKADSSSASQNKHPFGNVIGGKAAKLSSFKPLAYMNLYNHGNIAASAAANLAVLTSDEGKVAASQVFTNPRKKMAADCALQVKAFSSAAAQFVWPCTEKKVMEVPRDRCGWCLACKSSAIGNKKACFLNLATANASKGSARIFSTMHVIKSSESHFPSIVAYLTNMEESLRGLLAGSLQDMQQRQRWHQQLQEASNCRTIIPLLLELESNIRGIVFSASWLKLMDDWPVKSPGVSAGPSRSAAYQKRGTGGRRGRKRLLASESSTVTDDDKSWKEVNWWNGGNISKCILQRGVLPSSSVRKAARQGGKRKIAGLSYHEASNFPRRTRQFAWRACVGLSHNSSQLALQVRYLDTHIKWKEFIPPDQIPSDGKISDADHSALRNAVVCDRKVVDGNIRYALKFSNQKHLPVRVTKNILEAEDNQDENGKLWFSESHVPLYLVRDFEQKAGVSSSPSPGMIISNSFTNFYQRRVKATIGDIFFYLFHKGDVYACSSCEKDVAFRDAVKCSSCQGNCHKECTSGSVGSKGGNTAPNLMCKLCLQKHNLIQKKTNANSALSQQKSNGQLSVTAPKIIFTVRSAHSSEPAMNVAAKIEAQPVAKVESQPTKVETQTIMKVETQPIPKAGSVPRTNVATQNIARVQVQPKAKTKKPKPEKPKKPKKVQVITYFGLVWKKNKNDISGEDFRVNDIILKSKDGIGSSIQPACCLCNKPYSPDFMYVRCERCQKWFHGDALQLEEERITEVVQYRCCRCRRRAIPQCPHSDDYREPEPEVSEQTATMSSQSTMLSGEETFAIADQDPLLASYGIVEPIGEESMNADLSINMGSLMPGNNQKLSIRRAQVKNSEYLDQAGTSVNGYYVQNQPPGEANINFGHMTEFSMSEADGVDASELLGWDFTQGNGYAAGPDHGTNSQWNDTSGGSIVAEEYEPQTYFSFTELLEADDTQFDNTFGMSTGLQDDGNFAGSFDQQGASFDELTFMVEEESSNVHFPATDPSIDELVCHKCKDPQPPPDLKCSSCGLCVHHQCSPWQESEQPGDSANWRCGTCREWQ, from the exons CCCAACCTGCTGGTGCCCGtcaggtgaaggaggaggagggggaatgcTTGGTGGGCCGCTACATCAGCCAGACTGCTGATGATGGTACAAGGATTCGTCTTGGGAAGGTTGCATCATACGATACCAGCATTGGGGCGTACAGCGTGGTGTTTGAGAATGGACGGAGTGAGGAGCTGGGGCATCCTCAGCTCCAGGAGTTACTCATGACTGAGGAAAATGGTGCATCTGGCATGAAAGTCAGCTGCAGGAAGAGGAAGCTGGACCTGGTGGTTTCATCAGGGACTGCCACGGCGCTCAATGGTCCGCCAACTACTAGACAGAAGGTTGATGCATGTGAAATGCCTGATGCATCCCAGCAAAGTGGATCTGACTCAGATGTATCAGAGGATGTGGAATCTTCGAGCAATTCATCAGATTCTACTAAAGATTTGGCAGTCGTGCCGTGCCTGCCAGTTCAGGCCCCAGAGTTACCTCCGTCATCAGGCGACATTGATGTGCCAGGGGACTCCATAAGTCACCTTTTTTCTGTTTATAACTTCCTCCGTTCATTCAGTGTGCAGCTGTTCCTCAGTCCATTTGGCATGGATGATTTTGTTGCATCCATTAATTGCTCTGTGCAGAGTACATTGTTCGATGCTGTACATGTCTCGCTGCTGCGGGCGCTGAGGCGTCAGCTTGAGACTAAATCCTCCGAAGGATCAGAGCTTGCTTCAAATTGCTTGAA GTATCTAGATTGGTCATTGCTAGATGCACTGACTTGGCCAACTTTGTTACTGGAGTACCTCTATGTAATGCGTTGCATCAAGAGTCTAGGGGGGAAGAGTTTTGGTCGAAGCCTCTTGGCCCTTGAATATTATAAGCTTCCTGTTACCATGAAGCTTAGGGTCCTCCAAATACTCTCTGATCATGCCATTGATTCTGAAGAACTCAAAACCGAACTGGAGGCACGGGAGGCCTATAATGAGGAACTGGAATATGAGATGGATCCAAGTAATTCCTCAGAGGCTGGATCACGAGTAGTCCTGACTAGACCCTCAAGGGTTTCTGCTTGCAAAAAGATTGAAGATTCCCAGACTCCAGAAGCTGCTCCAAATGCAACAAGTCCAGAAGCTATTGTAGCAAATGCATCTCTGGATGGCAACAGTGATGATTGCCGAATATGTGGAATGGATGGGACTCTTGTATGCTGTGATGGGTGCCCATGGGCATATCACTCAAGATGTATTGGTCTCAACAAAGCATTTCTTCCCCAGGGACTTTGGTTCTGTCCAGAATGTGTGGTTAACAAGCTTGGGCCAACATCTTCAAGGATAGAGCGTGGAGCAAGAGGCGCTCAAATGTTTGGGATTGACATGTGTGGGAGACTCTTCCTGGGATCCTGCAACTATTTGCTTGT GACTGGAACATCTTCAAATGCAGAGTCTTATGCAAGTTATTACAATCAGTATGAtgttgtcaagatcatccaagtaCTTGCCCGTTCAGATGCATATACAGCTATATGTAGGAGAATAACAGAGTACTGGCCGCACCTGCTAGATGTATTCCAGAACGAGAGATCAAAAATAGGTAAGAATACTGATGCAAGCTATGCTCTAAAATGCAATATGTCACAGAGTGCTAGTCCAAGGGAAGCAGTAGATGGAAGTGTCCGTTCAATCTTAAAAGATGGTGGGGAGAGTAAAGCAGCAGTATTTTCTCAAGTAGATGTGCAGCACAAATTTGTGGCTAATCAATTTACAGTGTGCTCTGCCGATCAACTGGAGGAACAGAAATGCATGGTGACTAGTGTAGATGATGATACTGAGAACAACAACCTACAAACTTCTTTAGCTCAGAATGACATACATATTACACCAATCAATGGAGCTTTTGGATCCTCGGGGTTATCCTCAGTTTCTCATCAGAATGGGTCCATGGTAGCTGGTTTGTCTAACATAACACATGCACAGCCAGCATATCCGTTAATTCGGACGGACTTGTCCGTCTCCTTTTCAGGGATGAAAGATAATGCCATGTCCAGAGAAGATATTGGGAGCGCCATTTCTGTGAAGGCAGACTCATCTTCTGCATCCCAAAATAAGCATCCCTTTGGAAACGTGATTGGTGGCAAGGCAGCTAAATTGTCATCATTTAAACCTCTGGCTTACATGAATCTTTACAATCATGGCAATATCGCAGCATCTGCTGCCGCTAATCTAGCTGTTCTTACATCAGATGAAGGAAAAGTTGCAGCATCTCAGGTCTTCACAAATCCAAGGAAGAAAATGGCTGCTGACTGCGCTCTACAAGTgaaagcattttcctcagcagcTGCTCAATTTGTTTggccatgtactgaaaagaaggttATGGAAGTCCCAAGAGATAGATGTGGCTGGTGCCTTGCCTGTAAAAGTTCGGCAATTGGAAATAAAAAGGCTTGTTTTCTTAATTTAGCCACTGCAAATGCTTCCAAAGGATCTGCTCGAATTTTTAGTACCATGCATGTAATCAAAAGTTCCGAGAGCCACTTCCCCAGCATTGTTGCTTATCTGACCAACATGGAGGAGAGTTTACGTGGCCTTTTAGCTGGTTCCCTACAAGACATGCAGCAGAGACAACGATGGCATCAACAGCTACAAGAAGCTTCCAACTGCAGAACTATAATACCCCTCTTACTTGAA TTGGAGAGCAATATTCGTGGCATAGTATTTTCTGCAAGCTGGTTGAAGCTAATGGATGATTGGCCTGTGAAATCTCCTGGTGTATCTGCTGGACCATCCCGTTCTGCAGCATACCAAAAACGTGGAACTGGTGGAAGGCGGGGAAGAAAACGTTTGTTGGCATCTGAATCTTCTACTGTTACTGATGATGACAAGAGCTGGAAAGAGGTGAATTGGTGGAATGGAGGAAATATTTCTAAATGTATTTTGCAGAGGGGGGTTCTTCCGAGTTCGTCCGTAAGAAAAGCTGCTCGTCAAG GTGGTAAAAGAAAGATAGCAGGTCTATCTTATCATGAAGCTTCCAATTTTCCAAGACGAACTCGACAATTTGCTTGGCGAGCATGTGTTGGGTTAAGCCATAATTCATCTCAACTTGCTCTGCAG gTTAGATACCTTGACACTCATATAAAATGGAAGGAATTCATCCCTCCAGACCAAATTCCTTCAGATGGAAAAATTTCAGATGCTGACCATTCTGCTCTCAGAAACGCAGTAGTTTGTGATAGAAAAGTAGTCGATGGTAACATAAGATATGCACTGAAGTTTTCAAACCAGAAGCATCTTCCTGTGCGTGTAACCAAGAATATCTTGGAAGCAGAAGATAATCAGGATGAGAATGGCAAATTGTGGTTTTCTGAAAGCCATGTCCCACTGTATTTAGTACGGGATTTTGAGCAGAAAGCTGGGGTTAGCTCCTCACCTAGTCCAGGAATGATAATCTCTAACAGTTTCACAAATTTCTACCAAAGACGTGTAAAGGCAACCATTGGGGATATCTTTTTCTATCTCTTTCACAAGGGAGATGTATATGCCTGCTCCTCATGTGAGAAGGATGTGGCCTTCAG GGATGCCGTAAAGTGTagctcttgtcaag GCAATTGCCATAAAGAGTGCACATCAGGATCTGTTGGCAGCAAAGGAGGCAATACTGCTCCGAATTtgatgtgcaagttatgccttcAGAAGCATAATCTCATCCAGAAAAAGACAAATGCAAATTCTgccttgtctcaacaaaagagtaATGGCCAACTGTCAGTGACTGCTcccaaaataatcttcacggttcGTTCTGCCCATTCTTCTGAACCAGCCATGAATGTTGCAGCTAAGATTGAAGCTCAGCCAGTTGCAAAGGTGGAAAGTCAGCCAACGAAGGTGGAAACCCAAACAATCATGAAGGTGGAAACCCAGCCAATACCAAAGGCAGGATCCGTGCCTCGTACAAATGTGGCAACTCAAAATATTGCAAGGGTGCAGGTTCAGCCAAAGGCTAAAACTAAAAAACCGAAGCCAGAAAAGCCAAAAAAACCTAAAAAAGTTCAGGTTATCACATACTTTGGTCTTGTTTggaagaaaaataagaatgacATTAGTGGAGAAGATTTCAGGGTCAATGACATAATCCTAAAAAGCAAGGATGGTATAGGTTCTTCAATACAACCAGCTTGCTGTCTCTGTAACAAACCTTACAGTCCAGATTTCATGTATGTCCGCTGTGAGAGGTGCCAAA AGTGGTTTCATGGTGATGCCTTGCAACTTGAGGAAGAAAGAATAACTGAAGTGGTTCAATATCGATGCTGTAGATGCCGAAGGAGAGCCATACCGCAATGTCCTCATTCAGATGATTACAGGGAGCCTGAACCAGAAGTCAGTGAACAAACAGCCACTATGTCATCACAATCAACTATGCTCTCTGGTGAGGAGACTTTCGCTATAGCAGATCAAGACCCACTGCTTGCTTCATACGGAATTGTTGAACCGATTGGGGAAGAATCGATGAATGCTGATTTATCAATAAACATGGGAAGCCTTATGCCAGGAAATAATCAGAAATTGTCCATAAGAAGGGCACAAGTTAAGAATTCTGAATACCTTGATCAAGCTGGAACATCAGTGAATGGGTATTATGTTCAGAACCAACCTCCAGGGGAGGCAAACATTAATTTCGGTCATATGACTGAATTTTCCATGTCAGAGGCTGATGGTGTGGATGCTTCGGAGTTATTGGGTTGGGATTTTACCCAAGGAAACGGATATGCTGCTGGTCCTGATCATGGCACTAATTCCCAGTGGAATGACACTAGTGGTGGCAGCATTGTGGCCGAGGAATATGAACCACAGACTTATTTCTCATTCACAGAGTTGCTCGAAGCTGATGATACACAGTTTGATAACACATTCGGGATGTCTACTGGTCTGCAAGATGATGGTAACTTTGCAGGAAGCTTTGATCAGCAAGGGGCTAGTTTTGATGAATTGACTTTCATGGTAGAAGAAGAGTCTTCAAATGTGCACTTCCCAGCAACCGATCCATCCATTGACGAGTTAGTGTGCCACAAGTGCAAGGATCCTCAACCGCCACCTGATCTCAAATGTTCTTCCTGTGGCCTGTGTGTACACCATCAGTGCTCACCTTGGCAGGAAAGCGAACAACCTGGTGACAGTGCCAATTGGAGGTGTGGTACTTGCCGGGAGTGGCAATGA
- the LOC123398721 gene encoding DDT domain-containing protein PTM-like isoform X2 → MDPAAAQPREAADRMPAEDPPAVAPSAAPLADELMEEIAEASPAVGEEETPAVPPVAGTSEAKVEEKGGGATTEQETIVLALALVSEGKMDVDDCCTGDAHHAAAPVATETKTVVHDTTIPEQEHALATEVKMEQEDQQPTQPAGARQVKEEEGECLVGRYISQTADDGTRIRLGKVASYDTSIGAYSVVFENGRSEELGHPQLQELLMTEENGASGMKVSCRKRKLDLVVSSGTATALNGPPTTRQKVDACEMPDASQQSGSDSDVSEDVESSSNSSDSTKDLAVVPCLPVQAPELPPSSGDIDVPGDSISHLFSVYNFLRSFSVQLFLSPFGMDDFVASINCSVQSTLFDAVHVSLLRALRRQLETKSSEGSELASNCLKYLDWSLLDALTWPTLLLEYLYVMRCIKSLGGKSFGRSLLALEYYKLPVTMKLRVLQILSDHAIDSEELKTELEAREAYNEELEYEMDPSNSSEAGSRVVLTRPSRVSACKKIEDSQTPEAAPNATSPEAIVANASLDGNSDDCRICGMDGTLVCCDGCPWAYHSRCIGLNKAFLPQGLWFCPECVVNKLGPTSSRIERGARGAQMFGIDMCGRLFLGSCNYLLVTGTSSNAESYASYYNQYDVVKIIQVLARSDAYTAICRRITEYWPHLLDVFQNERSKIGKNTDASYALKCNMSQSASPREAVDGSVRSILKDGGESKAAVFSQVDVQHKFVANQFTVCSADQLEEQKCMVTSVDDDTENNNLQTSLAQNDIHITPINGAFGSSGLSSVSHQNGSMVAGLSNITHAQPAYPLIRTDLSVSFSGMKDNAMSREDIGSAISVKADSSSASQNKHPFGNVIGGKAAKLSSFKPLAYMNLYNHGNIAASAAANLAVLTSDEGKVAASQVFTNPRKKMAADCALQVKAFSSAAAQFVWPCTEKKVMEVPRDRCGWCLACKSSAIGNKKACFLNLATANASKGSARIFSTMHVIKSSESHFPSIVAYLTNMEESLRGLLAGSLQDMQQRQRWHQQLQEASNCRTIIPLLLELESNIRGIVFSASWLKLMDDWPVKSPGVSAGPSRSAAYQKRGTGGRRGRKRLLASESSTVTDDDKSWKEVNWWNGGNISKCILQRGVLPSSSVRKAARQGGKRKIAGLSYHEASNFPRRTRQFAWRACVGLSHNSSQLALQVRYLDTHIKWKEFIPPDQIPSDGKISDADHSALRNAVVCDRKVVDGNIRYALKFSNQKHLPVRVTKNILEAEDNQDENGKLWFSESHVPLYLVRDFEQKAGVSSSPSPGMIISNSFTNFYQRRVKATIGDIFFYLFHKGDVYACSSCEKDVAFRDAVKCSSCQGNCHKECTSGSVGSKGGNTAPNLMCKLCLQKHNLIQKKTNANSALSQQKTKIEAQPVAKVESQPTKVETQTIMKVETQPIPKAGSVPRTNVATQNIARVQVQPKAKTKKPKPEKPKKPKKVQVITYFGLVWKKNKNDISGEDFRVNDIILKSKDGIGSSIQPACCLCNKPYSPDFMYVRCERCQKWFHGDALQLEEERITEVVQYRCCRCRRRAIPQCPHSDDYREPEPEVSEQTATMSSQSTMLSGEETFAIADQDPLLASYGIVEPIGEESMNADLSINMGSLMPGNNQKLSIRRAQVKNSEYLDQAGTSVNGYYVQNQPPGEANINFGHMTEFSMSEADGVDASELLGWDFTQGNGYAAGPDHGTNSQWNDTSGGSIVAEEYEPQTYFSFTELLEADDTQFDNTFGMSTGLQDDGNFAGSFDQQGASFDELTFMVEEESSNVHFPATDPSIDELVCHKCKDPQPPPDLKCSSCGLCVHHQCSPWQESEQPGDSANWRCGTCREWQ, encoded by the exons CCCAACCTGCTGGTGCCCGtcaggtgaaggaggaggagggggaatgcTTGGTGGGCCGCTACATCAGCCAGACTGCTGATGATGGTACAAGGATTCGTCTTGGGAAGGTTGCATCATACGATACCAGCATTGGGGCGTACAGCGTGGTGTTTGAGAATGGACGGAGTGAGGAGCTGGGGCATCCTCAGCTCCAGGAGTTACTCATGACTGAGGAAAATGGTGCATCTGGCATGAAAGTCAGCTGCAGGAAGAGGAAGCTGGACCTGGTGGTTTCATCAGGGACTGCCACGGCGCTCAATGGTCCGCCAACTACTAGACAGAAGGTTGATGCATGTGAAATGCCTGATGCATCCCAGCAAAGTGGATCTGACTCAGATGTATCAGAGGATGTGGAATCTTCGAGCAATTCATCAGATTCTACTAAAGATTTGGCAGTCGTGCCGTGCCTGCCAGTTCAGGCCCCAGAGTTACCTCCGTCATCAGGCGACATTGATGTGCCAGGGGACTCCATAAGTCACCTTTTTTCTGTTTATAACTTCCTCCGTTCATTCAGTGTGCAGCTGTTCCTCAGTCCATTTGGCATGGATGATTTTGTTGCATCCATTAATTGCTCTGTGCAGAGTACATTGTTCGATGCTGTACATGTCTCGCTGCTGCGGGCGCTGAGGCGTCAGCTTGAGACTAAATCCTCCGAAGGATCAGAGCTTGCTTCAAATTGCTTGAA GTATCTAGATTGGTCATTGCTAGATGCACTGACTTGGCCAACTTTGTTACTGGAGTACCTCTATGTAATGCGTTGCATCAAGAGTCTAGGGGGGAAGAGTTTTGGTCGAAGCCTCTTGGCCCTTGAATATTATAAGCTTCCTGTTACCATGAAGCTTAGGGTCCTCCAAATACTCTCTGATCATGCCATTGATTCTGAAGAACTCAAAACCGAACTGGAGGCACGGGAGGCCTATAATGAGGAACTGGAATATGAGATGGATCCAAGTAATTCCTCAGAGGCTGGATCACGAGTAGTCCTGACTAGACCCTCAAGGGTTTCTGCTTGCAAAAAGATTGAAGATTCCCAGACTCCAGAAGCTGCTCCAAATGCAACAAGTCCAGAAGCTATTGTAGCAAATGCATCTCTGGATGGCAACAGTGATGATTGCCGAATATGTGGAATGGATGGGACTCTTGTATGCTGTGATGGGTGCCCATGGGCATATCACTCAAGATGTATTGGTCTCAACAAAGCATTTCTTCCCCAGGGACTTTGGTTCTGTCCAGAATGTGTGGTTAACAAGCTTGGGCCAACATCTTCAAGGATAGAGCGTGGAGCAAGAGGCGCTCAAATGTTTGGGATTGACATGTGTGGGAGACTCTTCCTGGGATCCTGCAACTATTTGCTTGT GACTGGAACATCTTCAAATGCAGAGTCTTATGCAAGTTATTACAATCAGTATGAtgttgtcaagatcatccaagtaCTTGCCCGTTCAGATGCATATACAGCTATATGTAGGAGAATAACAGAGTACTGGCCGCACCTGCTAGATGTATTCCAGAACGAGAGATCAAAAATAGGTAAGAATACTGATGCAAGCTATGCTCTAAAATGCAATATGTCACAGAGTGCTAGTCCAAGGGAAGCAGTAGATGGAAGTGTCCGTTCAATCTTAAAAGATGGTGGGGAGAGTAAAGCAGCAGTATTTTCTCAAGTAGATGTGCAGCACAAATTTGTGGCTAATCAATTTACAGTGTGCTCTGCCGATCAACTGGAGGAACAGAAATGCATGGTGACTAGTGTAGATGATGATACTGAGAACAACAACCTACAAACTTCTTTAGCTCAGAATGACATACATATTACACCAATCAATGGAGCTTTTGGATCCTCGGGGTTATCCTCAGTTTCTCATCAGAATGGGTCCATGGTAGCTGGTTTGTCTAACATAACACATGCACAGCCAGCATATCCGTTAATTCGGACGGACTTGTCCGTCTCCTTTTCAGGGATGAAAGATAATGCCATGTCCAGAGAAGATATTGGGAGCGCCATTTCTGTGAAGGCAGACTCATCTTCTGCATCCCAAAATAAGCATCCCTTTGGAAACGTGATTGGTGGCAAGGCAGCTAAATTGTCATCATTTAAACCTCTGGCTTACATGAATCTTTACAATCATGGCAATATCGCAGCATCTGCTGCCGCTAATCTAGCTGTTCTTACATCAGATGAAGGAAAAGTTGCAGCATCTCAGGTCTTCACAAATCCAAGGAAGAAAATGGCTGCTGACTGCGCTCTACAAGTgaaagcattttcctcagcagcTGCTCAATTTGTTTggccatgtactgaaaagaaggttATGGAAGTCCCAAGAGATAGATGTGGCTGGTGCCTTGCCTGTAAAAGTTCGGCAATTGGAAATAAAAAGGCTTGTTTTCTTAATTTAGCCACTGCAAATGCTTCCAAAGGATCTGCTCGAATTTTTAGTACCATGCATGTAATCAAAAGTTCCGAGAGCCACTTCCCCAGCATTGTTGCTTATCTGACCAACATGGAGGAGAGTTTACGTGGCCTTTTAGCTGGTTCCCTACAAGACATGCAGCAGAGACAACGATGGCATCAACAGCTACAAGAAGCTTCCAACTGCAGAACTATAATACCCCTCTTACTTGAA TTGGAGAGCAATATTCGTGGCATAGTATTTTCTGCAAGCTGGTTGAAGCTAATGGATGATTGGCCTGTGAAATCTCCTGGTGTATCTGCTGGACCATCCCGTTCTGCAGCATACCAAAAACGTGGAACTGGTGGAAGGCGGGGAAGAAAACGTTTGTTGGCATCTGAATCTTCTACTGTTACTGATGATGACAAGAGCTGGAAAGAGGTGAATTGGTGGAATGGAGGAAATATTTCTAAATGTATTTTGCAGAGGGGGGTTCTTCCGAGTTCGTCCGTAAGAAAAGCTGCTCGTCAAG GTGGTAAAAGAAAGATAGCAGGTCTATCTTATCATGAAGCTTCCAATTTTCCAAGACGAACTCGACAATTTGCTTGGCGAGCATGTGTTGGGTTAAGCCATAATTCATCTCAACTTGCTCTGCAG gTTAGATACCTTGACACTCATATAAAATGGAAGGAATTCATCCCTCCAGACCAAATTCCTTCAGATGGAAAAATTTCAGATGCTGACCATTCTGCTCTCAGAAACGCAGTAGTTTGTGATAGAAAAGTAGTCGATGGTAACATAAGATATGCACTGAAGTTTTCAAACCAGAAGCATCTTCCTGTGCGTGTAACCAAGAATATCTTGGAAGCAGAAGATAATCAGGATGAGAATGGCAAATTGTGGTTTTCTGAAAGCCATGTCCCACTGTATTTAGTACGGGATTTTGAGCAGAAAGCTGGGGTTAGCTCCTCACCTAGTCCAGGAATGATAATCTCTAACAGTTTCACAAATTTCTACCAAAGACGTGTAAAGGCAACCATTGGGGATATCTTTTTCTATCTCTTTCACAAGGGAGATGTATATGCCTGCTCCTCATGTGAGAAGGATGTGGCCTTCAG GGATGCCGTAAAGTGTagctcttgtcaag GCAATTGCCATAAAGAGTGCACATCAGGATCTGTTGGCAGCAAAGGAGGCAATACTGCTCCGAATTtgatgtgcaagttatgccttcAGAAGCATAATCTCATCCAGAAAAAGACAAATGCAAATTCTgccttgtctcaacaaaaga CTAAGATTGAAGCTCAGCCAGTTGCAAAGGTGGAAAGTCAGCCAACGAAGGTGGAAACCCAAACAATCATGAAGGTGGAAACCCAGCCAATACCAAAGGCAGGATCCGTGCCTCGTACAAATGTGGCAACTCAAAATATTGCAAGGGTGCAGGTTCAGCCAAAGGCTAAAACTAAAAAACCGAAGCCAGAAAAGCCAAAAAAACCTAAAAAAGTTCAGGTTATCACATACTTTGGTCTTGTTTggaagaaaaataagaatgacATTAGTGGAGAAGATTTCAGGGTCAATGACATAATCCTAAAAAGCAAGGATGGTATAGGTTCTTCAATACAACCAGCTTGCTGTCTCTGTAACAAACCTTACAGTCCAGATTTCATGTATGTCCGCTGTGAGAGGTGCCAAA AGTGGTTTCATGGTGATGCCTTGCAACTTGAGGAAGAAAGAATAACTGAAGTGGTTCAATATCGATGCTGTAGATGCCGAAGGAGAGCCATACCGCAATGTCCTCATTCAGATGATTACAGGGAGCCTGAACCAGAAGTCAGTGAACAAACAGCCACTATGTCATCACAATCAACTATGCTCTCTGGTGAGGAGACTTTCGCTATAGCAGATCAAGACCCACTGCTTGCTTCATACGGAATTGTTGAACCGATTGGGGAAGAATCGATGAATGCTGATTTATCAATAAACATGGGAAGCCTTATGCCAGGAAATAATCAGAAATTGTCCATAAGAAGGGCACAAGTTAAGAATTCTGAATACCTTGATCAAGCTGGAACATCAGTGAATGGGTATTATGTTCAGAACCAACCTCCAGGGGAGGCAAACATTAATTTCGGTCATATGACTGAATTTTCCATGTCAGAGGCTGATGGTGTGGATGCTTCGGAGTTATTGGGTTGGGATTTTACCCAAGGAAACGGATATGCTGCTGGTCCTGATCATGGCACTAATTCCCAGTGGAATGACACTAGTGGTGGCAGCATTGTGGCCGAGGAATATGAACCACAGACTTATTTCTCATTCACAGAGTTGCTCGAAGCTGATGATACACAGTTTGATAACACATTCGGGATGTCTACTGGTCTGCAAGATGATGGTAACTTTGCAGGAAGCTTTGATCAGCAAGGGGCTAGTTTTGATGAATTGACTTTCATGGTAGAAGAAGAGTCTTCAAATGTGCACTTCCCAGCAACCGATCCATCCATTGACGAGTTAGTGTGCCACAAGTGCAAGGATCCTCAACCGCCACCTGATCTCAAATGTTCTTCCTGTGGCCTGTGTGTACACCATCAGTGCTCACCTTGGCAGGAAAGCGAACAACCTGGTGACAGTGCCAATTGGAGGTGTGGTACTTGCCGGGAGTGGCAATGA